TTGGGTTTCCCAAGAGACTCCATAGGCCAGCATAGCTGATCTAAGTTGTAAATATTGAAAAAAGGAGTTGCCTGGTAATGTGTATGGATCCCTCAAATCTGTGAATCTTCTCAAACCATTACTGTCCATGATATTGGCAAGCGAATAGATTCCACATTTGGACCattcgaggggggggggggggggggggggtgcagaagGCTGCCCTCCAGATCACAAGTCATTATTGAAATATTGGAGTATGGGCATGCCATTTTGATTCCCAGTTCCTTTGTTTTCAATTTTGCGCCAGATGGAGATTGTGTGAGCAATAATAGGACCAAAGCGTAGTTTAATGTCACGGCGGTATAAAGGATCAGGTGCGTAGGAATGGCACggggacaaagaccaaacaaacacgtacacaaaacatagggttgagacccaaacaaaagagtgaggagtacctcgaataaaatacacaatcgtacaatgattatcacacggacgagacccgtaatcatctgcacattAATCATCtgcggcacgaaagccaaaacaacacagcacaggtactcacacgaaccaacggacattggaacaataatcgataggacaatggtgaacaaagggcacacttatacaattactaatcaaatgggaatagggaccaggtgtgcgtaatgacagtTCCGGAGAGATCCGTGACATTTACATTGTTCAAGGGATATATCAGGGAAGACCATCTCTTCCAGGGCAATAGGAGACACCATATGTCTCTCTATACTCAGCCAGGGAGCGGTATAATCATGTCTAAACCAATTTAGGATGGGACGAAATGCTAGTGCCTGGAAATACAATTTAAATGtataaatacaatttaaagttTGGTACGTCTTTCCCTTGTAATTTTGTTAATTTTAGCCAGGATTGCTTACCTTTCCATATACATTTAGATACCACACTATGTAGTTTGTCCCAATAGCCAGAAGGGGGAGCAATGGGAagcattgaactacagaaattcaGCCGTGGCAGTAGACTCATTTGACAATAGATATTCTGCTGGTTAAAGCAACTGGGAAGTTGTTCCATCTACTGAGGAATGGATTGAATTGATTTAAGCATTCTGTGAAATTTAAAACAATGCCATTATTTATTCAATAAATTGTATCAATAGCATGTCAACTATTAAGGGGTTTATGAATGCTTATTCATGAAAGTTATTAGAAAATGTTAACAAAACGTATTGTCTGAAATCAACACAAGCAACTTATTGTCAGCCTGTTGCTCTTTTGTTTTTCGTAAGAGGCGCAAATGCCAACAGATACATGTTTTTCTGCTTTTTTTGGGGAGGAGGTCAGGTGGTTATCTCAATtggaactacagtgccttcagaaagtattcatacccctttacgTATTCCActttttgctgtgttacagcctgaattcaaaattgattaaatagttattTTTTCTCACCCACACACtacatcccataatgacaaagtgaaaacatgtttttagaaatttttgctaaTCTATTGTAAAtggaatacagaaatatctaatttacataagtattcacatccctgtgtcaatactttgtagaagtacCTTTGGCGTTTACAgttgtgagtctttttgggtaagtctctaagagcttttcacacttggattgtacaatatttgcacattattattttttaaattcttcaagctttgtcaagttgattattgctagacagccattttcaagtctttccatagattttcaagccaatttaagtcaaaactgtaactcggccactcatgaacattcaatgtcgtcttggtaagcaacatcaaatcaaattttattggtcacatacacatatttagcagatgttattgcgggtgtagctaaatgcttgcgttcctagctccaacagtgcagtagtatctaacaatttggtacatcagtgtagatttggccttgggttttaggttattgtccttctgaaaggttggaaagcagactgtacTAGGTTTTCTTCTTGGATTTTGCTAGTCCATGCTGAtgataagcatacccataacatgacgcagccaccacAACACTTTAAAATATgaaaagtggtactcagtgatgtgttgtgttggatctgccccaaacataacgttttgtattcaggacaaaaaagtgaATTTCTTAGCAATTCTTTTTCCAGTATTACttaacaggatgcatgttttgacatttttgttattctttacaggcttccttcttttcactctaccatttaggttagtattgtggagtaactatgttgttgatccatccccgGTTTTCTCAAACTCAAGCTGTTTTAAAATTACaattggcctcatgatgaaatcccaTGAAATTTCTCCAGAAACTTAGTTAAGAAGAATGCCTGaatctttgcagtgactgggtgtattggtataccatccaaagcctaattaattgcttcaccatgctcaaacggATATTCAATATgtgcttattttttattttgttcacccatctaccaattggtgcccttctttgcaaggcattgaaaaaccttcctggtctttgtggttggatTTGAACATGAAATTCACTACTCAATTGAGGGACCTTGCATATAATTgcatgtgtggagtacagagatggggtagtcattcaaaaatcatgttaaccactattattgaacacggaatgagtccatgcaacttattatgcaatttgttcagcacatttttacacctgaacttatttaagcttgaCATAACAAACGGGTTGAATAcgtactgactcaagacatttcagcgtaaaaaaaataaataattttaaataTGTTCTACAAACAAAATGTCACTTTGAAATGATATGGTATAGGGTTTAGATCAGTAACAcaacatctaaatgtaatccattttaaattcaggctgtaacacaaaagaATGTGGAAAAattaaaggggtgtgaatactttctgaaggcactgtataccgtATGCACTTGTGGACACAGGTGAAACCTAGAGTAGTTTTCCCACTACAAAAGGTAAAGGTTCTGTAAAAGGTAAAGATCACACTATTGATTATCTAACTCTTCTCAAACTTAAGTTACATAAATAGAAACATAACAACTTTATTTCTTATGCTGACTGTGCTAGTAAATGATTTGTCACTTGTTACCTATTTCAATACATGTGCTTATAGATTTGTTTTAACTTACAGTAGTTTATTTTTAGTTATTACTTGCTTTGTCAGAGTTGACCGCAAAGCAATTTCCTAGATGATCCCTAAATTAATATATCCTCCTTTTCAAAAACATGGTTAACCTCAAAACCAGACTTAAAGATAAAATAAACCTAGGATGCAATTGCATGTGGCTCAAAAACAGCACAGATGTACAGTAGGCGTAATAAAAGCAAGCAAACCCATGAAAAAGTTGGCAGCGATATGGGCAAAGTGCAGGCAATGAATGAATTCGATGTGAACCCAGTTCACCCCACAAGGAATTTCTATGGCAGGCTAAACCTTTCTAAGCCCAGATCCAAACATGAGTTCCTCCATTCTAGCCACCACAGTATCAATGCCCTTGTTACCTGAACCCAAAAGGTGGTAGTCTTCGGCCTGACAACCCTGCAGCCAAAGGAGGACAGCGagcaagagaaagacagagacggACTGAGTGAACGAGTGAGGGGGCATGTTGATGGGGGATGTTGATGTAGCAGAACCCATGGAAAGCTATGTGGGTTCAACATCAGTGTGTGAGAGGGGGGCGCTCGCTCGACCGATCACGCCACAGTTGTTTCAGACCGACTGTTCggcgtgctcacacacacacacacacacacacacacacacacacaaacacacacacacacacacacacacacacacacacacacacacacacacacacacacacacacacacacacacacacacacacacacacacacacacacacacacacacacacacacacacgtaattcATAACCACCCAGGCAACTGCGTAACCATACACAATGGTTTAAAATTCAATACACAATAACCTGTGATTTCCAGCTATCTTTTGGTAGTAAGTTTAGCAAACTCATGTTTATCGTTCACTGTCTCGTCACATTGTCGTATGTTTGCTGTGCTTGTGTGATATTAATTGTGCCTTAGTGCCAAATAgaaatatataaagtgaatattaactttttggtaacactttacttgatgCGCAGCGTCACAACAcgttatgacacggtcataaccatgtcataatatgtcatagcAGCTGTCgtaacttgtcataacctgtcacaatatggtcataacactgtcatgacccatatttatacctgttgtgacatatattgcgttattttatgattggttatgacacctacataagagtgtcaaaccCACATTTTTGAAAAGTGTTTTTTCCCTACCAAGAAGTTTTCTTTCGTTTAAAAGTTGGTTTCTtaagtcctttgttgttgttataATTAATTCTCCACAGTTATGTTTTTTTCATCATTAAATAACTTGTAGAAAatgcactttatgacactgtcaagaaacATTATGAgcatcataatcatataagccagatagaCCTGCATATCACGTAcatgtcagtcatcagtcaaaaagagggtgtcttgttCTGCGTCTGAAATCTGTTCCTGCATTCATTCCAGTCACCAAAAACAGAGCATTGTGGTAGGTGCATGTCTCACATCAATGTGTGCGCAATTACAATAATAATTCAATATGGTTAATCTCACAAAATGTTATATAACAAACATACTGTtcagaaaatcaaatcaaattttatttgtcacatgcgccgaatacagcaggtgtagtagaccttacagtgaaatgcttacttacaagccctttaccaacaatgcagttttaggaAAAATACCTGAAAAACGAAGAAATACCGGGTACCCGtaagttgaggtaattgaggtaatatatacatgtgggTAGTGTTATTTAACTGACTTATGCattgataataacagagagtagcagcagcgtaaaatagggggcaatgcaagtagtctgggtagccatttgattagatgttcagtagtcttatggcttgggggaagaagctgtttagaagcctcttggaactagacttggcgcttcggtaccgcttgccgtgcggaagcagagagaacagtctatgactagagtggctggagtctttgacaattgttagggccttcgTCTGactccgcctggtatagaggtcctggatggcaggaagcttggtcccagtgatgtactgggctgtacacactaccctctgtagcgtcttgcGGTCGTAGGCCGAGtagttgctataccaggcagtgatgcaaccagtcaggatgctctcgatggtgcaactgtagaaccttttgaggatctgaggacccctgccaaatcttttcagtctcctgagggggaataggttttgtcttcTTGACtatcatggtgtgcttggaccatgttagtttgtggacaccaaggaacttgaagctctcaacctgctccactgcagccccgtcgatgagaatgggggtgtgctcggtccttcttttcctgtagtccacaatcatctccttagtcttgatcacgttgagggagaggttgttgtcctggcaccacacagccaggtctctgacctcctccctatatgctctctcttcgttgttggtgatcaggcctaccactgttgtgtcattggcaaacttaaaaatggtgttggagtcttggCAGGCcgcgcagtcatgagtgaacagggggcggcctgtcaggaagtccaggatccagttgccgggggggggtgggggggggggggggggtccttagcttagtgatgagctttgagggcactatggtgttgaacactgagctatagtcaatgaatagcattttcacataggtgttccttttgttcaggtgtgaaagggcagtgtggagtgcaatagagattgcatcatctgtggatctgttggggcagtatgcaaattggagtgggtctagggtttctgggataatggtgtagTCATTTGGGCAGGTTAGCTTAtggttcttgggcacaggaactatggtggtctgcttgaaacatgttggtattacagactcagacagggagaggttaaaaattactattattattattattttaatgtaacctttacttaactaggcaagtcagttaagaattttTTTggtttacaatgacgacctaccgggGGACAGTGggaaactgccttgttcagaacgacagatttttaccttgtcagctttcgGTTACTAACCACCCAACCACCACTACCTGCCACccaaatgtcagtgaagacacttgccagttggtcaacaCATACTCAGAGtacgcatcctggtaatccgtctggccctgcggccttgttaatgttgacctgtttaaaggtcttactcacgtcggcttcagagagcgtgatcacacagtcattcggaacagctggtgttctcatgcatgtttcagtgttacttgcctcgaagcgagtataGAAGTATTAtatctcgtctggtaggctcatgtcactgggcagctatcggctgtgcttccctttgtagtctgtagtagtttgcaagccctgccacatccgacgagcatcggaggcggtgtagtacgattcgatcttagtcctgtattgacgctttgcctgtttgatggttcgggtccgggttagagtcccactccttgaaagtgtcAGCTCTACCCTTttgctcagtgcgaatgttgcctgtaatcaatggcttctgcttggggtatgtacgtacagtcactgtggggacgacgtccttgatgcacttattgataaagccagtgactgatgttgtgtactcctcaatgccatcggaagagtcccggaaaatattccagtctgtgctagcaaaacagtcctgtagcttagcatctgcttcatctgaccacttttttattgaccgaaaTACTgatgcttcctgcttaaatttttgcttgtaagcaggaatcgtaggacagaattatggtcagatttgccatatggagggcgagggagagctttgtacgcttctctgtgtgtggagtaaaagtggGCAAGAGTTTTTTCCCTGGTTGACAATTTAACATAGAaaggaggtaaaacagatttccctgcattaaagtccccggtcactaggagcgctgcctctggatgaacgttttcctgtttgcttatggcagtatacagctcattgagtgtggtcttagtgccagcatcagtctgtggtggtatgtagacagcaacggaaaatacagatgaaaactctctaggtagatagtgtggtctacagcttgtcatgagatacactacctcaggcgagcaaaaccttgagaattctttagatattgtgcaccagctgttgtttacaaatatacatagaccccttgtcttaccagaggctgctgttctatcctgccgatgcaGTGTGTAACCCGCCATCTGTATGTtaatcatgtcgtcgttcagccacgactcggtgaaacatacagatattacagtttttaatgtcccgttagtAGGATGTACGTGCTTTTAGCTCGTccaatttattttccagcgattgtgCGTTGGCCAGTAGTACGGATGgaaagggcagattagccactcgtcggaagatcctcacaaggcatccccatctctttccgtctctttctcctgcgaatgactgGGATGAGGGCCAGTTccggtgtctggagtaaatccctctcgtccgaCTCTCGTACTGTTGACAAGAAGGCTAacgtgtaatggaatgttttgccttgtgtggtaggttttgtgtgtttttacactcttgtgtaggtgtcataaccagcaaTAAAATAACTtctgtggtaggttttgtgggatTTGACACTTTTATGTAGGTGTTATAACCAtccataaaataatgcaatatatgtcacaaaAGGTTATGTCAAGGTATTTCAGCTGTTATGAAAttttatgacatggttatgaccgtgtcgTAACGTAACGtgttatgacgctgggtgtcaagtaaagtgttaacAAATTTTATTTTCACATCACAATGGCAATGTTACCATCAATAAAACTCTTAAATAATTGAAGAGGAAAATAATGGAGCCAACGTTTGTCGTCATTGGACAATGAAAACAAATGAATATAGATGAGAAAATTTGAAGGGGGGCAAGGAGACATGTATATTGTTATAATCTCTGATGAGCCTTTATGAATAAGGCTAATTATGTATCTTTATGTTTTCAACTTATCTTTTTGACTTTGAGAACATATGTAGACACTAGTATGATGCTAGAGATAATGAATATAAAGTTAAAAAGTGGTGAAGTGCACCTCTTCTTATACCTTTGTAGTAACAGTGTAATTACTACAGTGTGGTTGCATAGTAACTTAGTGATTGCTTTGTAATTGCATACCAATGGTTGAGCAGTTTTTGTAATTAAATATGTTTAATGAGTCCCTGATTGTTGTGTGAAAAACTGCTTAATTTAATTTCTGTattattcaaattaaattactgaaattcaatgtaacatcaataagatgttgttactagtgtaataACAGAGTTACACAGGTATAAGATACATTTCATGTAAAGTGAGTAATACAGGCTTACAACGTATTCCTAACATGTGATCTCATAGGACTGCTCACTTTAGGACCTACAGTATCTTCTCTCTAATCATAATATAGGGCAGGCTACTGAGAGTGTGGCGGCAGCCGGAGGGTTGCTGTCATTAATATCCCATATGCTACCCActgccattgtgcccttgagtaaggcacCTAACCCCCCAAAACTCCTTCAGGggggctgctctctctctctctctctctttctcactctgtgtgtgtttgtgtgagataGTTGTGGTGTGTTGGTTTCGTACTATGAGAGCAGAAAATAAAGAATTTCCATGCAAATTGTACACATATATTCTATTCTGATGGATTCCCTCTACCCTTATCCCTACATTCACAGCACTATTAAAAACTCTTGCTACTGAAGGTGTGGATGCATTTGATATGCCTAAAACAATAGACATCCTGCTTTGCCTCTGTTTGGTTTACAGCCACAAAGCAGCCAGCTGCATTTCCCCCTCCATCCAATCAGCACAGCCCAAACAAGAGTCATGTTTCCTTGTTCCTCTGTCCTTATATGGCAGAAAGTAGGCTGGGCTTCTCAGACTGGGGGACTCTTGGAAAATGGTCGCTTGGAAATACTGACAGCTTGTATAAAGAGAAGGATAACAACAGCTTGACCTCAGGTAAACAGAATATATTTAGCCTTAAGGGCTTTGTATTATCTTTTGAGATTTTATCTGAAAAATAACACTTTATATTTAAGTCAAAAGGGAAATCAGTGGTTCATGATACATGTTTGTGGTTGGAGAAACAGGAAATGAGTGTAGTTAGATCAAAATTAATGTGATTTACTCAAATGGATCTCTGAATTGATGTACAGTACATTGGCATGTGCCTTTATCATTTTGTTTTTCTTTAGAAAATCCTGCCGGTGTAATAGGAGGTCAATGATTGTATTTAATGTATCCAGGCGACACACCCACTGGTCTTCCAGATTTTTTCCCCTTGAGCATGATGAGTAAGAGCTAAGCTATGAACTAGGGTTGTATACGATTTGCAGAGCCACACAAATCAGTTAGTGTACACACACAGGACAACATACACTCCCTTTCATAGGTGACCCAAATGTATGTTGTCCTGTGTGAGATTTGAATTTAGAAGCCCTGTATCTGAATGAAATACTGTACTTGATTCCAACTGATTGCTAACAGCCATAAATATGAAAAGATTTATAATGAAAGATATGTTCTCTTAGAATTAGAGACCATGTCTTTCTATCTCAAATAAGATATAACAGTTAATCTTGGCTTCTGAACCGAAGTCATTATTGACTTGTTGCCCTGGCCTAGTGACTTGTTACTTACTACACAACTAGAGGCTTTGTGAGAGGTGTTACTCAGGAGTATTAAAACTGTAGCTTGATACATAAAGCTAAAAGACACAAAGTAACATAATGCATGTGTGGAATGCAACTTGAGAACTAAGATGCCCAATTTTTTCAGCAGCATTAAAAGTAATAAGATTATTGTGAAACATTGGTCGATCTCCCCCATCTACAAGACAAACTGAAATAGAAACTGTTCGGTTCATTGACTATCGTCACACAACAGCctgacactgtctctctctctctctctccttttgctttctctttctcttcatcaTTATATTTTTCGCTCTCTCTGTCAGAGTCACAGACGCTAACAGCAATGGCTGAGGCCGGGCAAATCAGAAAGACAGCGGCCAAGGTGTTGGGTTGTGTGGAGAAGGTCTCCTCCTTCGCCTCGTCCATTGACCCCCTCTTCGGCATCGTCTCCTCCCTTGTGGGGGTGGTGCGCACAGGCCTGGTGGGCGAGGAGGCGCACGCCCTGGACAAGGACTTCCAGGTGGTACACGGAAAGTTGCAGAGCATCTCGGCGAAAAACCATCAGTGCCTGCGGCAGATCCGTGTAGACGAGGTCAATGAGACGTTCGGCAAGTATGAAGAGTACATCAAGCACCAGTATTCTGCCTTCAGCTCCATGGTGACGATGGTGAGGAAGGACCCAGAGGGAGCGCGGCGCCACATGGCCAACTTCGAGCGGGCCTACGAGAGGGACAAGAGTGACCTGAGCCTGGACGTGTACTACCGAGGCGTCATGGGCACCGGGTCGGTGTTTGGAAGGTCCCTGCTGAAGGTGTACCTGGAGCACTGCGACGGAGACCGCAGGGTTATGGAGCACCGGTGCTCTCACCTGGGCCACCTGTTCCACATCGGCCTGATCGCTCTCATGGCCTACACAGCGGTGACGGAGGACGACGAGGAAGAAGTGCGGGAGAAGTGGGCCAAGCGTGTGGAGGACATCCAAGCCAAGATGCAGGAGATTTTGAGCCAGtgcaaagaggaggagaggagtccgCCCTAAAGCTTGGGaaaggggagaggtgggggcCCTGTCCAGAAATAACCCCTACTCCCAGTCCTGAAGTGCTACTGGGTGTGCAGTATGTCCTGGGTGTTTCTGCCCTGCTCGAATACATCTGATTCTACTAATCAGCTGCTCATCTTGAGCCTAATTAGCTAAACCAGATATGTTAGAGCAGGGATGGAATAAAAGCCTGCAGACCCAGTTGTTATCCAGGAGGAGGGATGGCCACCCCTGCTCTAACCCCCTTGTTACAACTGGATAGGTACGCACAATATGGCTGTAGCTCCACCGTGCCCTCTGAGAGGCATGGTGGAATTTTTGCCAAATATTTTGCTTAGACCTGTCCAATTTATTCCGATCAACACAAGTGTCAAGGGGTAGGGGCTAAGGGTTGATTGTCGACAGGGCCAGCGATTGAAGGGAGCTTCGGTGGGTTAGAAGTAGAGTTTTGTGGTTAAAACTGTAGAGAAGTGGTTCCCACTTTCTCAGCAACCACACTCATTCAAGTGGACCAAGTAAAACAAGGAAATCATATATTATGTGTATTATGAATAGATGGAAAACCAAATTCACAGTTAAAGCAATCAAAAtacgttttgtttgtttgtccacaaaaacatgtttattttggTTAACTGAACTCTCTGTTATTGTGGTAATTGTTCCTAGTTTGAATTTGTGTTCATTCAGCTGCCTTatattaggctacctgccaataCTTGCTCTGGTCTGGTAATCTATTATACTCTG
This genomic window from Oncorhynchus clarkii lewisi isolate Uvic-CL-2024 chromosome 32, UVic_Ocla_1.0, whole genome shotgun sequence contains:
- the LOC139392332 gene encoding protein rapunzel-like — its product is MAESRLGFSDWGTLGKWSLGNTDSLYKEKDNNSLTSESQTLTAMAEAGQIRKTAAKVLGCVEKVSSFASSIDPLFGIVSSLVGVVRTGLVGEEAHALDKDFQVVHGKLQSISAKNHQCLRQIRVDEVNETFGKYEEYIKHQYSAFSSMVTMVRKDPEGARRHMANFERAYERDKSDLSLDVYYRGVMGTGSVFGRSLLKVYLEHCDGDRRVMEHRCSHLGHLFHIGLIALMAYTAVTEDDEEEVREKWAKRVEDIQAKMQEILSQCKEEERSPP